The proteins below are encoded in one region of Lactuca sativa cultivar Salinas chromosome 3, Lsat_Salinas_v11, whole genome shotgun sequence:
- the LOC111889214 gene encoding uncharacterized protein LOC111889214 — translation MGKKWRHWKGLLKARAYEPSLMIDEIVARQTDNDSRVNKDQFKELVTRWFTPKYQTTCDVKRASHAKMQEPHVTGTKSFARLAQEEPMKNDGAYPSRGEIYCITRTCKDGSIVNDNVAQHMSSLQDVSSNPRNTQHNEDDYLNDDYPRVKGPEKHGYIRCVGRMPAVKDNGASSSTDPETIQQLKDGLSCTQNALSVLINLVKDHIPNANVLGMLNNLNLQVPNSFSVVPNHYPLGNQRSSFESHHNNGTHS, via the exons ATGGGGAAAAAATGGAGGCATTGGAAAGGTTTACTAAAAGCACGTGCATATGAACCAAGCCTTATGATTGACGAAATTGTGGCACGACAAACAGATAATGATAGTCGAGTGAACAAAGATCAATTTAAagaattggtgactcgttggTTCACTCCAAAGTATCAG ACGACATGTGATGTAAAAAGAGCTAGTCACGCAAAGATGCAAGAGCCTCATGTTACGGGAACAAAATCATTTGCCCGACTTGCTCAAGAAGAG CCAATGAAAAATGATGGTGCATACCCATCACGAGGAGAAATATATTGTATAACTCGTACTTGTAAAGATGGAAGTATTGTTAATGACAATGTTGCCCAACATATG TCTTCCCTACAAGATGTTTCAAGTAACCCGAGAAACACACAACATAATGAAGATGATTATTTAAATGATGACTATCCGAGAGTTAAGGGTCCAGAGAAACATGGGTACATTCGATGTGTAGGTAGGATGCCGGCTGTAAAAGACAATGGTGCTTCATCTTCTACTGATCCAGAAACTATTCAACAACTAAAGGATGGGTTGAGTTGCACTCAAAATGCATTAAGCGTTCTCATCAATCTCGTCAAGGATCATATTCCAAATGCAAACGTATTAGGAATGCTTAACAATTTGAACTTACAg GTTCCTAATAGCTTTTCTGTGGTTCCTAATCACTATCCTCTAGGAAATCAAAGATCCTCATTTGAAAGTCATCATAACAATG GGACTCATTCGTAA